ACGTTTCAGCGCGGCGTCGAAGGCTTCGGGGTTTTCGCGGATGGCGCGGATGTCGTGCATGGCAGAACCTGTCTAACGTATTCGGTTCGGGTGTTAGCCGAAGCCGGGCAGAATTGAAATACGCGGCTATATCACTGTCCTGCACTGTCCCGTTTTAACAATTGCAGCAGTTGCGATTGGAAACCGGCGGCGCTGCGATAGCCCGCGAACCTGCCCACCTCCTGCCCGTTGCGGAGGAGGATGAATGTCGGTGTCTGTTTCGGGTTTTGGGCCAGCGTCAGCCCGTCGGGCCACGGTCCCTGCATGTTTACTGCCAGCAGGGGCGCATTTTGTCCGGCCTGAGAGCGCGCATAGCCGGGTGCGACCTCGCGCTGCCATCTGGCGAAGTCGCCACAGCCATTTTCGTAAGTGACCAGCAATTGCAGTTGGGACGCAAAAGCTGGCATGGTGAAAACTGCAAAGATCAGGGCGATCAGAATACGCATCATGTTCCTTCGGGTACTGTTGCCAGCATAGTCTGCGGGTCGAGGCCGGCAAGCACTATACCCGGCGCTTTTTAGTAAAATTCGTCGTTTAAGTAGGGTTGCGCCGGATTTCTGATCGCCCGAATATAACGCCCGAAATGGCAGCGTGATGTGGGCGCAAAGCAGGTAAAGTGGTGGACGATGACAAAGGAACCGACCATGCTTGACCTGCCAGATGAAAGCGCGCTTTATACGGCGCTTACCAATCGAGATCCTGTTTACGAGGGGCGTGCCTATGTCGGGGTGACGTCGACGGGGATATTCTGCCGTCTGACCTGTCCCTCACGCAAGCCGCGTCCCGAAAATTGCCGCTGGTTCGCGACGCCTGCCGCGGCGCAGGCCGCGGGGTTCAGGCCCTGCAAGCGCTGCTATCCGGCTGGTGCGACGGCTGAG
The genomic region above belongs to Paracoccus sp. SCSIO 75233 and contains:
- a CDS encoding thioredoxin family protein, producing MRILIALIFAVFTMPAFASQLQLLVTYENGCGDFARWQREVAPGYARSQAGQNAPLLAVNMQGPWPDGLTLAQNPKQTPTFILLRNGQEVGRFAGYRSAAGFQSQLLQLLKRDSAGQ